ccggatgacgcggtcattgacagaatccttcagccgcttccaccgagctacaagagctttgtgatgaacttcaatatgcaggggatggaaaagaccattcttgaagtatttgcaatgctgaaatcagcagaggtagaagtcaaaaaggaacatcaagtgttgatggtgaataaaaccactaagttcaagaaaggcaagggtaagaaaaccttcaagaaggacggcaagggagttgccacgcccggcaagcaagctgccgtgaagaagccaaagaatggacccaagcctgagactgagtgcttttattgcaaggaaagtggtcactggaagcggaactgccccaaatacttagcgaacaagaaggccagcaaaacgaaaggtatatgtgatatacatgtaattgatgtgtaccttaccagtactcgtagtagctcctgggtatttgataccggtgcagttgctcacatttgtaactcaaagcaggagctgcggaataagcggagactggcgaaggacgaggtgacgatgcgcgtcgggaatggttccaaggtcgatgtgatcgccgtcggcacgctacctctacatttacctacgggattagttttgaaccttaataattgttatttagtgccaagtttaagcatgaacattgtatcaggatctcgtttaatacgagatggctactcatttaaatccgagaataatggttgttctatttatatgagagatatgttttatggtcatgctccgatggtaaatggtttattcttaatgaatctcgagcgtaatgctacacatgttcatagtgtgagtaccaaaagatgtaagattgataatgatagtcccacatacttgtggcactgccgccttggtcacataggtgtcaaacgcatgaagaagctccatgctgatggacttctaaagtctcttgattacgaatcatttaacacgtgtgaaccatgcctcatgggtaaaatgaccaagactccgttctcaggaacgatggagcgagcaaccaacttattggaaatcatacatactgatgtgtgcggtccaatgagtgttgaggctcgcagtggctatcgttatgttctcatcctcactgatgacttgagtagatatgggtatgtctacttaatgaaatacaagtctgagacctttgaaaagttcaaagaatttcagagtaaggttgagaatcaacgtgacaggaaaatcaagttcctgcgatcagatcgtggaggagaatacttgagtcatgagtttggcacacacttaaaaaaatgtgaaatagtttcacagctcacgccgcctggaacacctcagcgaaatggtgtgtccaaacgtcgtaatcgcactctattagatatggtgcgatatatgatgtctcttaccgatttaccgctatctttttggggctatgctttagagactgacgcattcactttaaatagggctccgtcgaaatccattgagacgataccgtatgaattatggtttgggaagaaacctaagctgtcgtttctaaaagtttggggatgcgatgcttatgtcaagaaacttcaacctgaaatgctcgaacccaagtcggaaaaatgcgtcttcataggataccctaaagaaactattgggtataccttctacctcagatccgaaggcaagatctttgttgccaagaatggatcatttctagagaaggagtttctctcgaaaaaagtaagtgggagaaaagtagaacttgatgaagtattacctcttaaACCGAAAAAAGGCGCAActtaagaaaatgttcctgaggtgcttgCATTGAGATTTTATCGTGCATCAATTTAGATCAGGGCCTTTCAGCACGCAGATTTAACAAAACACTGGCCTAGACAATCAATTTGGGCTCTTGCTCGAAGCCCAAACCCTCTCGGTCTCTCACCCACTCGCCAGAGGCAGACACGACGAGGGCGACGGCGATGGcctcgccgaagctcgccgccggcgacggcaGCTACGACTTCCACCTACGCTCGCTCTCCGCCGCATCACGGGACTCCGCCGCGGCCGCCGATCCCGCCTCCGACCCCAACCTCCTCCAGTCCGTAAGCGCGCGCATCTCCCTCcgatccccttcttcttcccctgacCCGTGCTGTAGCCGGATTGTTACCTGTGTTGCCCTTCGCGTTGAAGGTGCGGATGGTGTTCGAGATGTGCAAGGAGGCCAAGGGGGCCAACGACGAGATGGTGGCGCGGGCGTTTCCCGTGATGAACAAGCTCTTCCAGCGCTGCGCCGCCGCGCCCACGCTCTCCACGGCCTCCACCGGCGTGCTCCTTCTGGTGAGGCCTCGACTGACCAAATTATGTACGTATTTACATTTTGGTGGAAATGGTTCAAGTCTCTTTAAGTTTGGGTTGATCTTCTCGGGTAGAATCGTGCTTGTACATTGCAATTTCATCGCTATGCTGTTAGAGAGCTTGATCTAGTGTTAACTGTTAATCCCAGAAAGGAAAATGTACTTACTCTGCAGTTGATTAATTTTATCTGCCTGATTGATTGTGAAAAGAGTCATTCACATTGGATAATTGTAATGTTTGCTCATTTGTGCAAATAGTTCAGCTAGGACCGTAATAAAAGATCGTCTAATAATCTGTATTATACTGTTTCCTACCCAGACCATTCTGCAGTTCTTCCTGGACTTTGGGGAGGCGGTCTTGCACGATGCTGATGGTAGCTTGAAAACCTTCTTCCGCTCTTGCTTAAGTAGGTAATATTTTTCATATTGGTTTCTTGTTGTGTTGGGCATGCCTTAGTCGGATTGCTTCTACAAGCCTCAAAATCACTCAATGTTTCTTTCTTGGTGACAGGGAGTTTTCAGACCCTATTGTCGCAGAACGCACGCTTGAATTCCTGATAGCGAACAAGACGAAGATCTTGAACAGCTTCCCCGCCTTGGTTCCGCAGGTGCGATACTGCTATGAAAGATCTCAATCAGTTTACATTCTTTGAGTTTCTAATATGACTCCAGTTTCTCTATCTAATTTACAAACATACTAACCATTCAGCTAGATTCTGATTTTGCTTTTGTAATGTTGTTTCTATGCAGTTCTTCCCATTGCTGCTGAAGTTGATTGCATCAAATGGTGATAGGTATGCCCTTTCAATTTCTAGGCGCATCTCCTCATGTATTTGCTTTTGATTCCCGAGGAAATCTATTCTGCTTTTCCCCCTCAAATGACTTGATAGTTGCTACAGGAAACACAACCATTTTAGAAAAATCTTGATGACCAGTTACCTACCTAATTTGGTTTGCTGTTCTTCCAGGTTGGATAAGAAGTTCTCAGAAGTGCTCCCATTGATGATGTCAGCAGGATCTTTTCTTCCTCTCTTCCTGTCCCTTATGGATCTGCCAAGTATGCCTGACAATTCTGTACTTTCAGAACTTTCATGGGGGTTATTATCATTATTTAGCTGTCAATTAGCCTTTTCAGTTAAATATGATAAATGTATGATGATATTATAGTGCTCTTCTGTGTGCTAGTATATTGTCCACATCTCTTTGGAATATATTCAGATCATGTACCACAATATAGCATGAATCTCGTGATGAACGTTATTTATCATGTATATTTTTAGAACTGCTTATCCTGCACTATTATCATTTTTATTCTTCTGCGAGTAGCACGAATCTCGTGATGAGCattatttatgatgatttttttagAACTGCTTATCCTGCACTGTTAATCACTTTTTCTTATGTGAGTCGGTTATTCCGTATTAACTCTTGGAATATCACTCAGTGTTAGTGGTAGCACTGGAAAAGGTGGAAAGAAGTTCTGGAACTCTCATCGGTAGTAGTTTAGCTACTATACAGAAGAGTGCTGCTCCTGAGGTTACTTCCAAAATGATCTGTCCCCAAAAGCTATGAGTGCAATATCTAGCTCCAATATTTTAATCCTATTATCCTTTTCCATACTGCAGATGCTCCTTGCACTGATGGATGAGGCATATACTGGCTCCTCAATAGAAGATCAAAGTGGCAATTCAGGTTCTGATGATAGTGGTCGTCTAGACCTTGCTGACCCAATGTTCCTTGACCTTCTAAAAGACGAGAATGATGGCATTGCTGTAAGTAGTTCCTTGTTTGCGATAAGTTGCGGCTTATGTTTCTCTATCTTCCTAATATTCCTAGGTATAATCTTTTTATTCTGTTTTTGTTTCCTCTAGGCAAAACATTGGACATCCCCTACGATATCTTCAACGTTACAAGCTGCACTTAACAGCCCACAGTCTGACAGATTAAAACAATCACTGAAAATGGCACCTCACTTTCTTACTGTATTTTTTGCAACAGCATTGCGGGACGTCAACAACTGTAAGCTCCATATATTTGTTGATCTGCAGATGCTAATGACCAACATGATGTTGATTTGACATTCTATGTTTGTTGGTTCAGCACTCTTGTGTGCTCTGATTCCAGTAGTTATGTCAAGATATGCTGCGATGTTCCCTGACAAGGATTTTTCTTTCGAGGTAGACAAACTTTTTTTATTTGTATCACGTGTCAGTTACTTGTCCTTTCTATGTGCTACTGATGCTTAATATAGTTAGATGTATGCCAGATTAGGTTTTGTCCCTTCTCACAAGCAAATCAAGGATGTCTTACCTTTCGTATATCTTAGTTGTTTGATTTAATAGAAGTTATTGCTTAGACATGAAGCTAATTTTAATAAGAATCAAGTAGCAACATCGCGAGACATACTTGAAGGATAGATCCATATGGAACTGCCATCATTTCGTCAAACCTTTAATTTCTAAAGCTTATCGAAAAGTTTAAAATGCTTTGAATGTCTCAAGTGTAGTGTACATGGACAAGTAGTGGTTTAGAATGAACAGCTGTAAGAAGTAAATTGAGTTTGCTAATTTTCTTATTACCTCATGTTGTTCATATGCATGTGTGGATTTAAGTTTGGTTATTTGCTCACAACACCTGTACTAAGTTCTGCTGATATATTTGAGTTTACGCTGAACAACTTCCTGGTTATAAAATCCTTGTAGGTGAGGAAAAAGCTGTCGGATTTCTTATTGGCTGCATTCCAGCGCTCCCCTGACATCATTGCCCTACTAAAGGTACCGACTGAGTGATCCTTAGTATGTACCACCTCTGTTCTGAATTATAAgacgttttggatatttcaatatggactacatacagactgaaatgagtgaacaaacacactaaatgCGTCTGTATACATCCAATTCagaaaaaaagttagaacatcttataattcTGAACGAAGGGAGTAACTATTTATTTTTGCACTATACATACATGTCAATATTATGGTATTTTCAAACAGTTTTACATAACAACCTTGAACCATTCTGCAGAAGCCTATTACTGATAGACTCGGGGAGGCCCATGGTAATCCTGCAAAGGCAAGTTTATCTGAACCATGACAATTATTATGGATCGGAGGCagtattattttttctttgatgCTTTCATATGCTCACTGAGTTGCTGCATCTTTGCCTGCTCTTGCTGTTCTTGTGCTGGTTATCTTTAATAAGTACTTCTCTTCTTTCCACCATAATCGATTTTTCTGATGGACTGGCATATGCAGATGGAATTAGCACTGCATTTGTGTTGGGCCATTGGTGAGCATGGAGCAGGAGGGATAAAGCACAAAGATGTAGCACGTGAACTATTTGAAAATCTGGAGTTGCTACTATACGAAAACCTGGCAACTAGGTTGGTCTGCTTGTTCAACCGTCCTCGTTTCTAGAGTTCCATGGTATTACTCATGATTGACTTCTTCCATCTGTTGCTTCCAAGTCGTTTGGGATTAAGTCAAGACCCAGGGTTCGATTCTATGGGTGCAAGCTCTAGAAAGTCATCCCAAGCTAGGCTCCTATGCTTTGTGGTGACTGCCATTGCGAAGCTAGCAACTTGCCATAACGAGCTGCTTCCAAGAGCACGTGTGTCATTGGCTAAGGTTGTGCATTTATCAACTTATCAAGAGTTTGTTATGTTGGCATCATGCATGATTGAGGTATGTTAGTTGCTTTCCTGCAGGTCGCTCGGTCCAGGACCTCAGACAGGCGAGTCTGGCAGCGCGCCTGTGACTACTTAGGGCTCATGAATGAACCAGCCATTTGTTTGTCTGTACTGGGACCATCCACTGCCCAAGGAAATGGTCCTGGGATTGTGAACTGGAGCGAAGGAGGAACCAAGATGGTAGCTCACATTCCGTTTTACCTTTTAGCAGAACAGAAAGGTAAAACCATAATAGAATAGGCATTATTTCTTGTTATTTGAACCAGAAATATGCAACTGTAGGGGTAAAAGTGAAGTATACTTCAAGAATAATAAAGTAAAAAAAGAACCTATTCCGAAAGAAAGGATGATCTGTGTAACTTGATCTTCATGTTGTGTTATTTCTCCTTTTTCGGTAATATATTTTGTCGGTATGATCTTAACGAGAACGCACGAGCTACCTAACCCCTGGACTAAAACATGTGTTGCAGGTCCACCATCTCATGATTTTTCATATGCGGACCTCCTCCCCGCAGAATGAGAACACCGTCATGAGTAGCATGGATCCATGCAATGATTCTCTTGCAAACGCCATGTGCACAGAGATCATTGGTGATCATAGCCCGCTGAAGATGATTCAAGTGCGAGTGCCGCCTTCTTCGATCGAGAAGTACTGGTCTGTTAGTCTGATGAGTTCCTAAACTGTTGTAGTTTCCGGGATCTGGCTGGTATTGATCAACTGTGCAGTTTGTGGGGGTGTGGATAGTATTCAGAAACGCTCAGTGTTGTATACATGGAATGATTTGTCAGTGTATGTACTGAAAGGGCAG
The window above is part of the Triticum aestivum cultivar Chinese Spring chromosome 2A, IWGSC CS RefSeq v2.1, whole genome shotgun sequence genome. Proteins encoded here:
- the LOC123190513 gene encoding uncharacterized protein, which encodes MASPKLAAGDGSYDFHLRSLSAASRDSAAAADPASDPNLLQSVRMVFEMCKEAKGANDEMVARAFPVMNKLFQRCAAAPTLSTASTGVLLLTILQFFLDFGEAVLHDADGSLKTFFRSCLSREFSDPIVAERTLEFLIANKTKILNSFPALVPQFFPLLLKLIASNGDRLDKKFSEVLPLMMSAGSFLPLFLSLMDLPMLVVALEKVERSSGTLIGSSLATIQKSAAPEMLLALMDEAYTGSSIEDQSGNSGSDDSGRLDLADPMFLDLLKDENDGIAAKHWTSPTISSTLQAALNSPQSDRLKQSLKMAPHFLTVFFATALRDVNNSLLCALIPVVMSRYAAMFPDKDFSFEVRKKLSDFLLAAFQRSPDIIALLKKPITDRLGEAHGNPAKMELALHLCWAIGEHGAGGIKHKDVARELFENLELLLYENLATSRLGLSQDPGFDSMGASSRKSSQARLLCFVVTAIAKLATCHNELLPRARVSLAKVARSRTSDRRVWQRACDYLGLMNEPAICLSVLGPSTAQGNGPGIVNWSEGGTKMVAHIPFYLLAEQKGPPSHDFSYADLLPAE